The Leptospira sp. WS39.C2 genome contains a region encoding:
- a CDS encoding efflux RND transporter periplasmic adaptor subunit, whose amino-acid sequence MKTKILTYLKSRIKYFVFLFVLYLLTSFLFTQYSNENIRLRFPKVSKILIQKHWLGVDQNIYANTYEKENPIFSKPTIIERNVSFEFPATVEATKEIQLQSKHQGRIQKIYVTEGQTVKKGDLLLELDDVLLRLEGEKLNISLEITKANQSISFEKWKQAENQIEVKVREIDKKTELLEIAKIDLETAIETKLKKETLWAHGFVSLSELEKWRLEVGTKQAQYQNLKRDRANLLSLIHLENDLEGLSLAEKLKVWKQQNTPIEKTEYELSVTNTKILENQINANKQMILDSKLFAPKSGKILKINFREGETTNHLPLISLMENGDLSVSFQVGESDLNLIKTGKKIEFISSLDEKTVSFGKIENVSGYLNSQSHGISVKAKLLKNYNTLLTGMFGVVKIETEKLEKLIIVPTTSVLGDENSGFYLLVKIGEVTEKRYIECRIYNDFETQVIVGLHPNDLFLSNHK is encoded by the coding sequence ATGAAAACTAAAATATTAACATACTTAAAGTCCCGAATAAAATATTTTGTTTTTCTATTTGTCCTTTATTTGCTTACTTCCTTTTTATTTACACAGTATTCAAATGAAAACATCCGCCTTCGTTTTCCTAAGGTTTCAAAAATTTTGATACAAAAACATTGGTTGGGTGTAGATCAAAATATTTATGCGAATACTTATGAAAAAGAAAATCCGATTTTTTCAAAACCAACTATCATTGAAAGAAACGTAAGCTTTGAATTCCCAGCAACTGTAGAAGCTACAAAGGAAATTCAGTTACAAAGTAAACACCAAGGAAGAATTCAAAAAATATATGTAACCGAAGGTCAAACTGTAAAAAAAGGAGATTTATTACTCGAGTTAGATGATGTTTTGCTTAGATTGGAAGGTGAAAAATTGAACATTTCACTTGAGATCACGAAAGCCAATCAATCGATTTCATTTGAAAAATGGAAACAAGCGGAAAATCAAATCGAGGTGAAAGTCAGAGAGATAGATAAAAAAACTGAACTTTTAGAAATTGCTAAAATAGATTTGGAAACGGCAATTGAAACAAAATTAAAAAAAGAAACTTTGTGGGCACACGGATTTGTTTCCTTATCTGAGCTTGAAAAATGGAGATTGGAAGTTGGAACAAAACAAGCGCAGTATCAAAATTTAAAACGTGATCGAGCCAATTTATTATCTTTGATTCATTTGGAAAATGATTTAGAAGGATTATCTTTAGCAGAAAAATTAAAAGTTTGGAAACAACAAAATACACCCATTGAGAAAACGGAATATGAACTCAGTGTTACGAATACGAAAATTCTAGAGAATCAAATCAATGCTAACAAACAAATGATTTTGGATTCTAAGTTATTTGCTCCAAAATCTGGTAAAATTTTAAAGATAAATTTCCGGGAAGGGGAAACTACCAATCATCTACCACTCATTAGTTTGATGGAAAATGGAGATTTGTCTGTTTCATTCCAAGTCGGAGAATCAGATTTAAATCTAATCAAAACTGGCAAAAAAATAGAATTTATATCGAGTCTGGATGAAAAGACTGTTAGTTTTGGGAAAATTGAAAATGTGAGCGGGTATCTAAATTCGCAATCACATGGAATTAGTGTTAAAGCAAAACTGTTAAAAAACTATAATACTCTTCTTACAGGTATGTTTGGGGTTGTAAAAATTGAAACAGAAAAGTTGGAAAAATTAATTATAGTTCCCACCACCTCAGTATTAGGTGATGAAAATTCTGGATTTTACCTTTTGGTAAAAATCGGTGAAGTAACAGAGAAACGATACATTGAATGTAGAATTTATAATGATTTTGAAACACAAGTAATAGTGGGATTACATCCAAATGATCTATTCCTTTCCAATCATAAATGA
- a CDS encoding efflux RND transporter permease subunit encodes MKLIEGMVQFFQKHNRLCWVGIIFMFFSVFSQLEKFQFQLLPNLSPTLYFITITYPNHSAEDVDKAVSFPLSNRISSVKSVKQIRTKSVHGKSTIQIYLQKNASLLDFKENLYQLLYEVKDELPHGIGIPKVQIGNEYQNPFFEFTVQKKNLYTKDEDRYLLDQLKYKLERVSGVVEVKRIGDTKTSFVISLYEKDLNNYPIQLKEIEFQISSALQSGSLGKIVEYGQETEIKFDPEIESLSELKKFPIHLGNGNFIPLEKIASVTKQSLQIDQMINQNGLESVYFAIYVDPNKDPLKLSKQIEFVISEYHDRLNPIVFYDASVELKDQINQFLFFLFLSLVCALSFSYFLYKEWFPVFCLLVSVTITLMLCFHFMVLFSISLNLLSLSGISVGIGMLFDANNLIYYSIRKQVNSSQKLPEIVLKGIRSVIVSLFSSGLTTMVVIVPLLLYAHEWKEFFYDIGLCIVLLIFSSLLVSVTIIPFLFLSFSPNIFSRISDTSNQIVRVKKWNALVSHKYSMYLLLVLLVFLLIIRSYPFQFQIFPKPKPIGTRLLVTPQENINIKEEMFLISKIREIFNVSFKGTKILILSEETIDESEFPHQAMPFVIKWFHSKELNKEDLNWIQEIDKTRWKIQTNELQSHLAQSLPFLPMDSVIIMHENWETLMVLLNDYLSLPTKEGSEGGFSFIPTPIKMKVWKPNLVLEPDLQPDMDDLSRKILYRNSSKYLGSIGAKNRIPLYLGIKSEHQNDKFNKSILLPNFKSKTKDTIFPDSLFQTEERDSFSEYRRESGSFYLEWVGILGVGEFILKEKEKGFRYQIHSEKKEISKFYNTLVILLVCSFVFIYLSLVAIYESFFRPAFYLSVSILYSICVLFFLILLLPEIHFGHYMGLVILIGLSIDSISLFGERWDEFKSIGDKTERINSIFNWFRKPFLLNSGSTFFGLVPVVLIEFPGSEFIRAIAITMCIGIIVSYVFVFQLYPKIFSKYYDSRI; translated from the coding sequence ATGAAATTGATTGAAGGGATGGTTCAATTTTTCCAAAAACACAACCGTTTGTGTTGGGTAGGAATCATTTTTATGTTTTTTTCGGTGTTTTCGCAATTGGAAAAGTTTCAATTCCAGTTATTGCCAAATTTGTCCCCAACATTATATTTTATCACAATTACTTATCCGAATCATTCTGCAGAAGATGTGGACAAAGCCGTGAGTTTTCCTTTGTCGAATCGAATCTCTTCTGTGAAATCAGTCAAACAAATCCGAACGAAGTCGGTGCATGGCAAGTCAACAATTCAAATTTATTTACAAAAAAATGCCTCTCTTTTGGATTTTAAAGAAAATTTATATCAGTTATTGTATGAAGTAAAAGATGAATTACCTCATGGAATTGGTATACCTAAAGTACAAATTGGAAACGAATACCAAAATCCATTTTTTGAATTTACGGTTCAGAAAAAAAATCTTTATACAAAAGATGAAGACAGATATTTATTGGACCAATTGAAATACAAACTAGAAAGAGTATCGGGAGTTGTCGAAGTGAAAAGAATCGGCGATACTAAAACTTCTTTTGTAATTTCGCTATATGAGAAGGATCTAAATAATTATCCGATTCAACTAAAAGAAATCGAATTTCAGATTAGTTCAGCATTACAGTCGGGTTCTCTAGGAAAGATAGTTGAGTATGGACAAGAAACTGAAATAAAATTTGATCCAGAAATTGAGAGCCTTTCCGAACTCAAGAAATTTCCTATCCATCTTGGAAATGGCAATTTTATCCCTTTGGAGAAAATTGCTTCTGTCACGAAGCAATCACTGCAAATAGACCAAATGATCAATCAAAATGGTCTAGAATCGGTATACTTTGCAATCTATGTAGATCCAAATAAAGATCCACTAAAACTTTCCAAACAGATTGAATTTGTAATATCAGAATATCATGACAGACTGAATCCAATAGTTTTTTATGATGCTTCCGTTGAATTAAAAGATCAAATAAACCAATTTTTGTTTTTTCTATTTTTAAGTTTAGTTTGTGCGTTGAGTTTCTCTTATTTTTTGTATAAAGAATGGTTCCCAGTCTTTTGTTTGTTGGTTTCTGTGACCATCACGTTAATGTTATGTTTTCATTTTATGGTTTTGTTTTCGATTTCTTTGAACTTGTTGAGTTTAAGTGGAATATCAGTAGGAATTGGGATGTTATTTGATGCAAATAATTTGATATACTATTCAATTCGCAAACAAGTTAATTCTTCTCAGAAACTTCCTGAAATTGTTTTAAAAGGGATACGGAGTGTTATCGTTTCTTTGTTTTCTTCTGGTTTGACAACAATGGTAGTGATTGTTCCTTTGTTACTTTATGCACACGAATGGAAAGAGTTCTTTTACGACATAGGTCTTTGTATTGTTCTATTAATTTTTTCTTCTCTTTTGGTCTCTGTGACCATCATTCCTTTTCTATTTTTAAGTTTTTCACCTAACATATTTTCTCGAATTTCTGATACTTCCAATCAAATAGTGCGTGTTAAGAAATGGAATGCGTTGGTATCTCATAAGTATTCAATGTATCTCCTTTTGGTTCTTTTGGTATTTTTATTAATCATACGTTCGTATCCATTCCAATTTCAGATTTTCCCTAAACCAAAACCAATAGGAACAAGGCTCCTTGTCACTCCGCAAGAAAACATAAACATCAAAGAAGAAATGTTTTTGATCAGTAAAATTAGAGAAATATTCAATGTAAGTTTCAAAGGAACAAAAATTCTCATTTTGTCAGAGGAAACAATAGATGAATCAGAATTCCCGCATCAGGCAATGCCCTTTGTTATCAAATGGTTTCATTCAAAAGAATTGAACAAAGAAGATTTGAATTGGATACAAGAAATAGATAAAACTCGATGGAAAATTCAGACTAACGAACTCCAGTCGCATTTAGCACAATCCTTACCCTTCCTTCCGATGGATTCTGTCATCATTATGCATGAAAATTGGGAAACCTTAATGGTTTTGTTAAATGATTATTTGAGTTTACCAACAAAAGAAGGGTCGGAAGGGGGTTTTTCTTTTATACCGACACCAATAAAAATGAAAGTTTGGAAACCTAATCTAGTTTTGGAACCAGACTTACAACCAGATATGGATGATCTCAGTCGGAAAATATTATATAGAAATTCCTCTAAGTATTTAGGTTCTATAGGTGCAAAGAATCGAATTCCATTATACTTAGGTATAAAATCGGAACACCAAAATGATAAATTTAATAAATCAATTTTATTGCCTAATTTTAAATCCAAAACTAAAGATACAATTTTTCCGGATTCATTATTTCAAACAGAGGAGAGGGATAGTTTTTCTGAATATAGAAGAGAGTCTGGAAGTTTTTATCTAGAATGGGTTGGAATACTCGGTGTAGGTGAATTTATTTTAAAAGAAAAAGAGAAAGGTTTTCGGTACCAAATACACTCAGAAAAGAAAGAGATATCGAAATTTTATAATACTCTTGTTATACTTCTAGTATGTTCCTTTGTTTTTATTTATCTTTCCTTAGTAGCTATTTATGAATCATTTTTTAGGCCAGCGTTTTATCTTTCCGTAAGTATACTTTATTCGATTTGTGTTCTTTTCTTTTTGATACTACTCTTACCAGAAATCCATTTTGGTCATTATATGGGTCTTGTCATTTTGATTGGTTTGTCCATAGATAGCATTTCTCTTTTTGGCGAAAGGTGGGATGAGTTCAAATCAATTGGAGACAAAACGGAAAGGATAAATTCCATTTTCAATTGGTTTAGGAAACCTTTTTTACTCAATTCAGGCAGTACATTTTTTGGATTAGTTCCTGTCGTTCTAATAGAATTTCCAGGTTCTGAATTTATTAGAGCAATTGCCATTACGATGTGTATTGGAATCATCGTTTCATATGTATTTGTTTTCCAATTATACCCTAAAATATTTTCTAAATATTATGATTCTCGAATATGA
- a CDS encoding efflux RND transporter permease subunit, producing MRNSIFQLYPYQCFFGIGCLILFSILSSPELQIGEWKPEEESQTLIISQNWPGKTASQLEESLIKPWEMMLKSVGGYREIKSTSEFGSVTLYLNLIKGYSKEELLQSVRNLYLLNQNKFPREIHFPRFRYDSDSESNFILLKRNSNSQKNSLRHLESKIKDLTWVNQYEYIPEFQSEIQIEIKPNVVFDPKYPSITEIFHYLQNQVATIQYDPRVGRFFLNEFPRQKENWEKVSVPLQNKGVVLLSQIATIQLKRITGKNQTRINGSGFESILIHTTSVIQQMLLLSELESLLEQFPDWHIVFSNHEELILNIKGYLFFYILIEILFVLYFGIVRNHWFFVFVNIISYFTLFVLITFLFSKAKIPLGDPSFVFLILIRYPLTFISLRVLFVKGKQIIFFLFVFGFGIYLKFFPNSVIGILLLLILSLFFYPLVQDLLVWMCNQKKECLRMSQSTKTPVVYRILINQKQANLNYLKFLTIFVFFIILILSFRQVFTLIPTTSNSGSIQMAKLEFPTYVTESERNRITKQVEETILNKNWTNLLVVKLKNFRSDFYMKFNENVAIRDFSRLPTEMGYFHFTKENGSIQTYTLRFTNPNPVLLEESVLKLLPWLKSQKQIEEVVLGFQPSIEGLGFQTNSSERVMMDWGMDPSIKEMNFILHENVASKMVGNGKLIDVKLKVPLKMSMDEFKKHPFHFGSGYLTFVEFLRNYNPKKILGKIYHKDVEISMEIFVKGDEINWDKIHHGISQLLSKEDTRFVEQYEASDEEPKYRIVYLMVLVMTLILRKKYVTKYFCLFAVMVFIWKTQNIMFTRDYLQFSLLLFLIVFFQITVPLKKQNQIYFSLPYIGLFIGSFLYPWGGGNYLFQTITIFLLYGFFVLKWNHFLELFRTRS from the coding sequence ATGAGGAATTCTATTTTTCAACTTTATCCTTACCAATGTTTTTTTGGAATTGGATGTTTGATTCTTTTTTCTATCCTAAGCTCTCCTGAATTACAAATTGGAGAATGGAAACCAGAAGAAGAAAGTCAAACCTTAATCATAAGTCAAAATTGGCCAGGAAAAACGGCATCTCAATTGGAAGAGAGTCTCATAAAACCTTGGGAGATGATGCTAAAATCGGTAGGTGGGTATCGTGAAATTAAATCCACTTCAGAATTTGGATCTGTTACTCTTTATTTGAATTTGATCAAGGGATACTCGAAAGAGGAACTGCTCCAATCTGTACGCAATCTTTATCTATTGAATCAAAACAAATTCCCAAGAGAGATTCATTTCCCTAGGTTTCGATATGATTCTGATAGCGAATCGAATTTTATACTTCTCAAACGAAATTCTAATTCACAAAAAAATTCTCTTCGTCACCTAGAATCAAAAATAAAGGATCTAACTTGGGTAAATCAATATGAATACATTCCTGAATTTCAATCGGAAATCCAAATAGAAATAAAACCTAATGTTGTCTTCGATCCAAAGTATCCTTCAATTACAGAGATTTTCCATTATTTACAAAATCAAGTAGCTACCATTCAATATGACCCAAGGGTAGGACGATTTTTTTTGAATGAATTCCCCCGCCAAAAGGAAAATTGGGAAAAAGTTTCTGTTCCCTTACAAAATAAAGGTGTGGTCCTTCTTTCCCAAATAGCAACGATTCAATTGAAAAGAATCACTGGTAAAAACCAAACGAGAATTAATGGATCTGGTTTTGAATCAATTCTTATACATACAACTAGTGTTATACAACAAATGTTGTTATTGTCCGAGTTAGAAAGTTTGTTGGAACAATTCCCTGATTGGCACATTGTATTTTCCAATCATGAAGAATTGATTTTAAACATAAAAGGATATTTATTTTTCTATATTTTGATAGAGATTCTATTTGTTTTATATTTTGGTATTGTTCGGAATCACTGGTTTTTTGTATTTGTAAATATAATCAGTTATTTTACTTTATTCGTCTTAATTACATTTCTTTTTTCAAAAGCAAAAATTCCTCTCGGTGATCCTAGTTTCGTATTTTTAATACTCATCCGATACCCTTTAACGTTTATATCTTTGCGAGTTTTATTTGTGAAAGGCAAACAAATCATATTCTTTTTGTTTGTTTTCGGCTTTGGTATATATTTAAAATTCTTTCCCAACTCAGTGATTGGTATTCTGTTACTTCTTATTTTAAGTTTATTTTTTTATCCTTTAGTCCAAGATTTATTGGTTTGGATGTGCAATCAAAAAAAAGAATGTTTGCGGATGTCCCAATCCACTAAAACGCCAGTTGTATATCGAATTTTAATCAATCAGAAACAAGCTAACTTAAATTATTTGAAATTTTTAACAATTTTTGTTTTTTTTATCATTTTGATTCTTTCATTTAGGCAAGTTTTTACCCTAATACCTACAACTTCAAATTCTGGATCCATACAAATGGCTAAATTAGAGTTTCCTACGTATGTTACCGAAAGTGAAAGGAATAGAATCACAAAACAAGTGGAAGAAACAATTCTAAATAAAAATTGGACCAATTTGCTTGTTGTGAAACTTAAAAACTTTCGATCAGATTTTTATATGAAATTTAACGAAAATGTTGCCATCAGAGATTTTTCTCGATTACCAACGGAAATGGGATACTTCCATTTTACAAAAGAAAATGGTAGTATCCAAACATATACGTTACGTTTTACCAATCCTAATCCTGTTTTATTAGAAGAGTCTGTCTTAAAACTTCTTCCTTGGCTTAAGAGTCAAAAACAAATAGAAGAGGTGGTCCTTGGGTTTCAACCATCTATTGAAGGTCTGGGGTTCCAAACGAATTCATCCGAACGAGTGATGATGGATTGGGGAATGGATCCAAGTATAAAAGAAATGAATTTTATTCTACATGAAAATGTAGCTAGTAAGATGGTAGGGAATGGAAAACTGATTGATGTGAAACTAAAAGTTCCACTAAAAATGTCCATGGATGAATTCAAAAAACATCCATTTCATTTTGGAAGTGGTTACTTAACGTTTGTAGAATTTCTTCGCAATTATAATCCAAAGAAAATCTTAGGTAAAATCTATCACAAAGATGTAGAAATAAGTATGGAAATTTTTGTGAAAGGGGACGAGATCAACTGGGACAAAATCCATCACGGTATTTCCCAATTACTCTCCAAAGAGGATACAAGGTTTGTAGAGCAGTATGAAGCGAGTGATGAAGAACCAAAATATCGAATCGTTTACTTGATGGTATTAGTAATGACTTTAATTTTACGCAAAAAATATGTTACTAAATATTTTTGCTTATTTGCTGTAATGGTTTTCATTTGGAAAACTCAAAACATAATGTTTACTAGAGACTATCTGCAATTTTCTCTATTACTGTTTTTAATTGTTTTTTTTCAAATTACCGTCCCTCTAAAAAAACAAAATCAAATTTATTTTAGCCTTCCTTATATCGGATTATTCATCGGATCTTTTTTGTATCCTTGGGGTGGAGGGAATTATTTATTCCAAACTATAACAATTTTTTTACTTTATGGTTTTTTTGTTTTGAAATGGAATCACTTTCTCGAATTATTTAGAACCAGATCATAA